One Blastocatellia bacterium genomic window carries:
- a CDS encoding AMP-binding protein translates to MSGTENLFDYFFRETSEQPALYYGDEVISHREVGERSRQTAAKFVAAGLEPGERVGLLLWDSPEFIYSFLAICSLGAIAVPLNPALGQDEITFILSDCGARGLVVEWALMESLGPRLARLDALQWILVVNRQGGGVPEPLADKHVGDLATASTGPLPQPYPSPVDSETPAFLLYTSGSTGQPKGAIHTHSDIPYTVETYIRQVLDVRPEDRIFSASRLPFAYGLGNSLSAPLACKASVILCREKPTPPVIQHIFSRYHPTLFFGVPVTYKMLLDFHREGNALDTHSLRLCVSAGEALPAELA, encoded by the coding sequence ATGTCGGGGACGGAAAACCTTTTTGATTATTTTTTCCGAGAGACATCGGAGCAACCGGCTCTTTATTATGGCGATGAGGTGATCAGCCACAGAGAGGTTGGCGAGCGATCACGCCAGACGGCAGCGAAATTCGTCGCGGCGGGTCTGGAGCCGGGCGAGCGGGTGGGCCTCTTACTCTGGGACTCGCCTGAGTTCATCTACAGCTTCCTGGCCATCTGCTCCCTCGGGGCTATCGCTGTTCCCCTCAATCCGGCACTCGGTCAGGACGAGATCACCTTCATCCTCTCCGATTGTGGGGCGCGAGGGCTCGTCGTGGAATGGGCTCTCATGGAAAGCCTCGGACCGAGGCTTGCTCGGCTCGACGCCCTGCAGTGGATTCTCGTTGTGAATCGCCAGGGCGGAGGAGTGCCGGAGCCTCTCGCTGATAAACACGTCGGTGATTTGGCGACAGCTTCCACTGGTCCGCTCCCTCAGCCGTATCCTTCCCCGGTTGATTCGGAAACCCCGGCCTTTCTCCTCTACACCTCCGGCAGCACGGGCCAACCCAAAGGGGCCATTCACACCCACAGCGATATCCCTTACACGGTCGAGACCTATATTCGTCAGGTTCTCGACGTTCGCCCTGAGGATCGAATCTTCTCCGCCTCGCGCTTACCTTTTGCCTATGGGTTGGGCAACAGCCTCTCAGCGCCGCTGGCCTGTAAGGCCTCGGTTATCCTCTGCAGGGAAAAACCGACGCCACCGGTCATTCAGCATATCTTCTCTCGCTACCATCCGACGCTCTTTTTTGGCGTGCCGGTGACCTACAAGATGCTGCTCGACTTCCACCGAGAGGGAAACGCGCTCGATACGCATTCGCTGCGGCTGTGCGTTTCGGCGGGCGAAGCGTTACCGGCGGAACTGGC